The genomic region AACCATCCGGTCGGCTTCATCGAGAGTGGCGGTTTGGCCATTCGACAAGAATCACAGAGGGCTCTACGATTCGTCAAGTGTCTGGGAAGATCGTGGAGCCGGTTGAGTCCCGACGGACAAACCGTCGCGGCGAGGCGACCCGCGACGCCATGCTCGAGGCTGCGCTGCGGGCACTGGCCACCGGTGACGCGTCCGCCGCGTCGGCCAACCGCATCGCCAAGGATGCCGGCGTCACCTGGGGCGCGGTGAAGTACCAGTTCGGCGATATCGACGGGTTGTGGGCCGCCGTGCTGCGCCGCACCGCCGAGCGCCGTGGCCAGGTCGACTCGCTCTTCGCGCAAGCGCTCATCGGCACCCACTCCCACGCCAATCCCGCTGCGCCCCTTGCCGAACGCGTAGCGGCGATCATTGACCTGCTGTTCGACGGGCTCAGCGCGCCCGACTCACGGGCCATCGAGACACTGCGGGCGGCGTTGCCGCGTGACGGTGACGAACTGGAGCGACTGTTCCCGCAGACCAGCGCCGAGCTGCAGTCGTGGGGTCGCAGCTGGATCGAGGCCTGCCAGACGGCGTTCGCCGGCGTCGACGTCGACCCCGAGCGCGTTCGCGAGGTCGCCTCGTTCATTCCCGGCGCGATGCGCGGCCTTGCCTCGGAGCGTCAGCTCGGCTCCTACTACGACCTGGAACTGGCCCGCCGCGGGCTGACCAGTGCGATCGTCAACTACCTACGGGACTCCCGGCCCCAAGCACCTCAGACCTGAAGCCGGCCCGACAGCACGTGAGCCTGCTCGAGCAGCAGCGTGCCCAACTCGTGGTGACGCTCCGGCTTGAACCGCGTCTCGACGCCGGTGAGGCTGAGTGCCCATGCGGGTCTGCCGCCTCGGTCGAACACCGCCGCGCCGATGCCCCAGCTGCCCTCGACGATCAACGCCGGGTTCACCGCGTAACCGGTGTGCCGTGCGGCGGCGATGCGGGCACGGATCGCCGCCTCGGAATGCGCGGGCCCCCAACCCGATTCCGGCTGGACGCGGCTGAAGTACCCGTCGACGTCGCGGTCCGGCAGATGGGAGAGAATCGTCAGACCGGCACTGGCGACGCCGAGCGGGAACCTGATCCCGACGTGCAGCACGTGCGAACGCAGCGGGAAGCTGCCCTCCTCACTGAGCACGCAGACCGTCTCATCGCCACGCCGGGCCGAGAAGAACGCGCTCTCACCGGTCTCGCGGGCCAACCGCGTGATCACCGCACGGGCCTGGTCTGTCACGTCGTACCGATAGGCGGCACCCACCCCGAGGAGGTAGAGCTCGGGCCCCAGCGACCAGCGTCCCGACTTGGGGTCCCGCGCCACGAGGTGTTCCTCGGCAAGCGACACCAGCAGTCGGTGGGCCGTCGGGCGAGCGAGGCCCGCCTCCTTGCCCAACTCGGTCGTGGACGCCCCTGCCGGTTCGGCGGCGGCGACCGCCCGCAGCATGGCGCCGACCCGCGCGACGACGTTCGCCCCCGGCGATTGTGCGACCACGCCCCGATCCTAGGCGTTCATTCAGTGAACACCAAGGCGGTGGACGCTCACTCTGCGAGCACTTTGCAGCTCCCCGCCGCGCTGGGCTTGATTCCACTCAAACGTTCGTTGTTCAGTAGCTATCAAGCGAATCGATTGGCGACGCGATGCCCGCGCCATGAGAATTCGGGCGTTTGCAGAATGAACGTGGAATCGCGCACGAAGGAGAGCCATGTCCTCGAAGGTCTACTCATCGGCCGCCGATGCCGTCTCCGACATCACCGACGGCGCAACCCTCGCGGTCGGCGGCTTCGGGTTGTGCGGCATTCCGGACCAGCTGATCGAGGCCATCGCAGCATCGTCGGCAACCGATCTCGAGGTGTTCTCGAACAACTGCGGCGTCGACGGTGTCGGTCTCGGTGTGCTGCTGGGGCTCGGCCGGGTACGACGCGTCACCGCGTCCTACGTCGGCGAGAACAAGGAGTTCGCACGCCAGTACCTCGCAGGCGAGCTGGAGGTCGAACTCACCCCGCAGGGCACGCTCGCCGAGCGCATGCGCGCGGGCGGTGCCGGCATCCCCGCGTTCTTCACCCCCGCAGGTGTCGGCAGCCCGGTGTCCGACGGCGGCCTCCCGTGGCGGTACGCGCCCGACGGATCGATCGCCGTCGCGTCACCGCCCAAGGAGATCCGGGTGTTCAAGGGCAAGCGCTACGTACTCGAGGAGTCGATCAACGCCGACTTCGCGCTCGTACACGCCAAACTCGGGGACACCAGCGGCAATCTCGTCTTCAACAAGACGGCCATGAACTTCAACCCGCTCGCCGCGATGGCGGGCCGCATCACCATCGCCCAGGTCGAGGAGTTGGTCGAGCCGGGCGAGATCGACCCGGCCGCAGTGCATCTCGCGGGCGTCTTCGTGCAGCGCATCGTGCACACCGGACCGCAGGACAAGAAGATCGAGAAACGCACCGTCAGCGAATCGAAGGGAACCGCCCAGTGAGCAGCGCCGAGAACACCGTCGCGACCGCAGGCTGGAACCGCAACCAGATGGCCGCCCGCGCCGCCGCGGAGATGATCGACGGCGAGTACGTCAACCTTGGTATCGGGCTTCCGACGCTGATCCCCGGCTACCTCAGCGGCGACGTGCACGTCACGCTGCACTCGGAGAACGGCATCCTCGGGACGGGTCCCTATCCAGAAGATGACGCCGTCGATCCCGACCTGATCAACGCTGGCAAGGAGACCGTGACGGTCAATGCCGGTGCGGCGTATTTCGATTCGTCACTGTCGTTCGGCATGATCCGCGGCGGGCACATCGACACCGCGGTGCTGGGTGGCATGGAGGTCTCCAAGAACGGCGACCTGGCCAACTGGATGGTGCCCGGCAAGATGGTCAAGGGCATGGGCGGCGCCATGGACCTCGTGCACGGCGCGGCCCGCGTCATCGTCGTGATGGAGCACACCGACCGCGCTGGCCACCCGAAGATCGTTCCCACCTGCACGCTGCCGCTGACCGGTCAGGGTGTCGTCGACCGCATCATCACCAATCTGTGCGTCATCGACGTGCCCGGTGACGGACGGCTCATCCTGCGCGAACTGGCGCCGGGAGTCAGCGTGGACGACGTCGTCTCCGCGACCGGCGCCGAGCTGACCGTCGACCTGGACTGAGCGACGGTTCAGTCGGCGGTGTCGTCCTTGGTGACATCGTCTTTGGTGGCGTCGTCCTTGGCCGCATCGTCTTCTGCGGCATCGCCTTCGGGGGCTTCGGTGACCTCGACTTCGGTGGCGTCACCGGCGCTCAGCGTGTGGGCGGCCTCCATCAGCATCCACCCGGACAGCTGAACCGACAGATCCTTTTCCGGGATCGCGGAGGCGTTCACCGCGCCCGCAACGAACTGTGCCTCCTGGCCGCCCGCCGTTGGCAGCTCGGCGGTTTGGTCCCAGAACGCGCCGAACAGCGGTAGCCCGTCGACCGTCTGCCGGTTGTCCCACGCCGCCTCGGCCGACTTGAGCACCAGGTCACTGGCCGTGGCCCGCGCCTCGGCGTCCTCGGGGGTGATGTCGGGCAGCGTCGTCGCGGTCAGCGCCAGATAGCGCGCGGTGATGCCGTTGAACAGCCCGCCGTCACCGCCGCCTGCGCCCTGGATGACGCCTTCGGGGGCCATGTTGTCCCGGATCGCCGCGACCAGCCGGTGCACGCGCAGCGCGTGCCGGGTGTCCTGGGTGCGCGCGGCGAGTTCGGTCTCGAGGCCCAGCACCACACCCTGGCAGTAGGTGTACTGCGCGCGGACCAATGAGCCCGCCTTGATGCCGTCGAACACCAGGTGGGTCTCGGGATCGATGAGCGTCTCGTCGATCCAGTCGGCCATCTGCTGGGCGCGGCGCAGCCGGTCGTCATAGCGGGCCAGAAAGATGCCAGCCGGACCGTTGGCCGGGGCGTTGAAGAACTGGTCCTGCTTGCGCCACGGGATGCCACCGCCGTCCTCGGGCACCCATGAGTTAAGGAATTGATCGGCCAGCTTGTTCAGCGCCTTGTGCCGCTGCACGCCGCACAGCCGGTCCGCCCGCTCCAAGGCCAGCGCCAGCCACGCCATGTCGTCGTAGTAGTCGTTGGTCCATCCGGTGTTGCGCAGCCAGTGGGCGCGGATCTGCCGTTCGATGCGCTTGAGTCGTTCGGGCTGCGGGTCGCGGACCTGGGCGTCGACCAGGCAGTCCAACAGGTGGGCCTGCCACCAGTAGTGCCATGTGCCGTACAACAGGTACTTGCGCGCCCACGGCCAGGCGACGACACCGAGCTGTGTGCCCGGCAACTGCCACAGTTTTCGAAGGTGACGCTTCTCGATCGCGGCTTCTGCGCTAGCCGCACGGTTGGCCCAGAGCTGATCCATGACGTTGATCCTGCCCTACCAGGCGCTACCGAGGTCGGCATGTTGCGCTATCCAGGCGTGCATCGCAATGCCCGCCGCGACGGCCGCGTTGACGCTGCGGGTGGAACCGAACTGGGCGATCGACACCGTTGTGGCGGCGCCGTCCCTGGTGTCGTCGGTGATACCCGGTCCCTCCTGGCCGAACACCATCAAGCAGTTTCGCGGCAGCGTCGTGTGCTCGATCCGCACGGCGCCCGGCACGTTGTCCACCGCGACCACGACCAGACCCGCGTCCGCGGCGAACGCCAGCAGATCGGCCGTCGTGTCATGGTGCGCCAGACGCTGATAGCGATCGGTCACCATCGCACCGCGTCGGTTCCATCGGCGTTTACCGACGATGTGCACGGTGTCGACGGCGAACGCGTTCGCGGTGCGGACCACCGTCCCGATGTTGGCGTCGCTGCCGAAGTTCTCGATCGCGATGTGCAGCGGGTGCCTGCGGGTGTCGATATCGGCGACGATCGCCTCTCGCGTCCAGTACCTGTAGGCGTCGACGACGTTGCGGGTGTCGCCATCACGCACCAGGTCCGGGTCGTACCGCGGATCATCGGGTAGCGGCCCGCGCACGTCGATGTCCCACGGCCCAACACCCGGGGCAGCGCCCCATTCGGTGGGACCCACCTCAGTCACGCGTGGTCCACACCGCGGCATGCGTCCCGATCACCGACATAGTCGGATAGAGCAGCGCGGCGTTGATCTCCCCCTGCGTGCAGAGCGACGCGCGCACGGAGATGGCGTCCAGCGCGGCGTCGGGGAGGACCAGCAGTGACGCACCGTAGGCCGAGCACGCGTGCGACAGACCGCGTCCGGGCAGCGTGGGTGCCACCACGATCATCAGAGGACCGCCGCGTGCGAGCGCCTCATCGCGATATCTGGCTGCCACGCCACCGATCTCGAGACCGAGCAGCATGTAGCCATTGCCCTCGAATGCGGTCGGATCGCCGAGTGCCGTGGGCTCCAGCTTTGCGCCGTCCGCGCGGAAGGCGTCGACGCTAGTGGTCTGCAGCCGCAGGCCCGTGTCGTTCTCGTTGATGGGCGGTAGTCCGACCGGGAAGGACGCTGGATAGGCCACCGTCGTGCCCGGGATCCGATCCTGCGGGGAGTACGCGTACACGCCGCGCACCTGCGCCTGGTCCCGCATCGGGCCCAGGCACACCGTGCCGGAGAGCGTGTCGGGACCCGCGGTGGCGGGTTGCGTGCTCAGGCTGGTGACGTCGGCGCACCCGCCGATGGCGTTGGACTCGATCGGGTGGACCAGCGCCCCGTAGAGGCCGAACCGGATGCTCTCCGGTTTGGCATGGGGTGCAGCGGGATCCGTCGGGGCGGCGTCGACGTCGACGAGTACGTAGTCGCCCTCGAACCGAAGATTGGCCACCGACAGGTTCCAGCCCAAGACCGCCTGGGACTCACCGATCTTGACCGACTGCGCCCCGTACGGGCCCGCCGCATCGGCGTCACCCGAACAGGACACCAGAGCGGCTGTCGTGACGACGGCCAACACGGTCGCGACTAGTGCCCGCACTGCGCGCACGTCAGGTTCGCCCACGGCCGCGGCCAACGACCTTGGTCATGGCGCGCACCAGGTTTCGCGGAACCATCCGCCCGCCTGTGGTGAGCAACTTGTACTGCAGACCCGGCACGATGACCACCTGCCCCTTGGCGACGCCTGCCAGCGTGTCGCGGACGACGTCGTTGACCTCGAGCCACAGGATCGACGGGGTGCCAGCCATGTCGATACCGGCCCGTTCGTGAAACTCGGTGCGTACGAAACCCGGGCACAGTGCGTGCACGCCGACCCCGGTGCCACCGAGGCCGTTGGCCAGTCCCTCGGAGAACGCGATGACCCAGGCCTTGGATGCCGAGTAGGTCGAGCCCCGGCCCGGCAGCAGACCGGCGACGCTGGCGACGTTGATCACCGTGCCCGCGCCGTCGGCGAGCATTGGCGGCAGTGCCGCGTGGGTCAGTGCCATGACGGCCGTCACGTTGACGTCGAGCTGCGACTGCAGGACGGCGAGGTCAGCCGACCAGAACTCGCCCGACGTGCCGAATCCGGCATTGTTCACCAGGATTCGCACACCGCGGGACAGCCGTTCGGCGACCTTCGCACGATCGGCCTCGACGGCCAGGTCGGCTGGCAGAACCTCAACGTGCGCGCCAGCCACGTCGTGCAGTTCGGCGGCGAGCAGCTCAAGTCGTTCGACGTCGCGGGCGACCAGGATCAGGTCGTAACCGTCGGTGGCGTAGCGGCGGGCGAACCCCGCGCCCAGCCCGGACGTCGGCCCGGTGATCATGGCGACGGGACGTGGCATTCCGACAGGCTACTCAACGACTGGATGCTCGACGACCAGCGCATGCCCCCGCGGCGGTGACGCCGTCGGGGCTAGCGCTGATAGTGCGGCGACTGGCGGATGTTGCGAGCCGGCGGACGCTGCTGGGTGTAACGACCCACGTCGGCCCGACTCGGCGGCTGGTCGCCACGGCCCGCGGGCAGCGCCGGTGCCGCCGCGAGCGGACGGCCGGGTGAGCCTCCGCGCCGGGCCAGGGACGGACCCGTGACGCCGTTGGGGCTGGGCTGCGGGACGGGCGGAAGCACGCGGAGCAGATCGTTGAACTGCCGCACGGTGAGCAGACCCTCATCCCACTGCGCGCGGGTGCTGGTGACCGGCATGGCCACGAGCGTCCAGTTCTGCTCGTTCCACATGATCTCGGCGCAGTCCGGGGCGGCGTGGGCGAACGTCACCATGCGGCGATCGCACGCGCGGCGCGCGGCGTCGAGGTTGGTCGAGTAGACCATCCGCGGGCCAATGGCGCCGAGCAGCCACACATCGCTCTCGCGGGGCTCCTTGATGTCCTTGAGCCGGACATCGACGACGACGTTGGTGCCGACCTTGCGGTGCAGCGCGATAACGGTCGCGACGTCCTCGAGATCGAAGATGAAGACGGCCTCGCCACGGATCTGACCGAGGACCACGTTCTTGGCTGACACATCGCCGACGGTGGACATCACGCCGCGCTTCCAGCGCTTGACGATGTCACCTGATTCCTGCTCGTAGTCGAATCCGTGCGACTTCGCCCAGGACTTACGGCGACGGCCCAACCCGCGTCGACGGTCAACGTCGACGTACAGCAACACGGCCGCACCCACGAAACAGAGTGCGGACAACGTGAACCAGAGAGGAACCATTGCCCCCAGCCTACTTGTTGGTAGCGGTTTCGTTCGAACTCGAACAGATCACAACCCGGTCACGTGGCGACTCGTTTTGCCGAGCAGACGCAAAGTCCCCTCATCCGGGCTGAATGAGGGGACTTTCCGTCTGGTGGCGGGGGATAACTCAGCTCAAGACGAGGCCATCGCCGTCGGCTGTGACGTCGACCCGAACGGTGTCGCCGTCGTACACCTCACCCGCCAGCAGCATCTTGGCCAGCTGGTCACCGATGGCCTGCTGCACCAACCTGCGCAGCGGACGAGCACCGTAGAGCGGGTCGAAACCGCGCTCTGCCAGCCACTGCTTGGCAGGCAGCGACACCTCAAGGGTCAGCCGTCGCTGCGCCAGCCGCTTCTGCAGCTGATCCAGCTGGATGTCGACGATGCGGACCAGCTCATCGGGCTGCAGCGCATCGAATATCAGCACGTCGTCGAGCCGGTTGATGAACTCCGGCTTGAACGCCGCGCGGACCGCCGCCATCACCTGCTCCTCGGTGCCGCCCGACCCGAGGTTGGACGTCAAGATGAGGATGGTGTTGCGGAAGTCGACGGTGCGACCCTGCCCGTCGGTCAACCTGCCCTCGTCGAGGACCGCCAACAGCACGTCGAACACGTCGGGGTGAGCCTTCTCGACCTCGTCGAACAGCACGACCGTGTACGGACGCCTGCGCACCGCCTCGGTGAGCTGGCCACCCTGGTCGTAGCCGATGTAGCCGGGAGGCGCACCGACCAGACGCGCGACGGAGTGCTTCTCGCCGTACTCGCTCATGTCGATGCGAACCATCGCCCGCTCGTCGTCGAACAGGAAGTCCGCCAGCGCCTTGGCCAGCTCGGTCTTGCCGACGCCAGTGGGGCCCAGAAACAGGAACGAGCCCGTCGGGCGGTTGGGGTCGGCGACCCCGGCCCGGCTCCGGCGCACGGCATCGGACACGGCCTGCACGGCCTTGTGCTGCCCGACGACACGCTTGCCGAGTTCGTCCTCCATGCGCAGCAGCTTGGCGGTCTCGCCCTCGAGCATCCGTCCGGCGGGGATGCCGGTCCAGGCCGCCACCACCTCGGCGATGTCGTCGGGGCCGACCTCCTCCTTGAGCATGACGTTCTCCTGCGCCTGCGCCTGGGGCAGCGCGGCGTCGAGCTTCTTCTCGATCTCGGGGATCCGGCCGTACCGCAGCTCGGCCGCCTTGGCCAGGTCGCCGTCACGCTCGGCTCGCTCGGACTCACCGCGGAGGTTGTCCAGCTGTTCCTTGAGGTCACGGACGACGTCGATGGCACCCTTCTCGTTCTGCCACCGGGTGGTCAGCTGGGAGAGCTTCTCCTTGTGGTCGGCCAGTTCGGCGCGGAGCTTCTCCAGCCGTTCCTTGGACGCGTCGTCCTCCTCCTTGGCCAGCGCCATCTCCTCGATCTCCAGCCGGCGGACCAGCCGCTCGACCTCGTCGATCTCGACGGGACGGGAGTCGATCTCCATGCGCAGCCGCGAACCGGCCTCGTCGACCAGGTCGATCGCCTTGTCCGGGAGGAAGCGCGAGGTGATGTAGCGGTCGGACAGTGTGGCCGCCGCCACCAGCGCGGAGTCGGTGATCCGCACGCCGTGGTGCACCTCGTAGCGGTCCTTGAGGCCGCGCAGGATGCCGATGGTGTCCTCCACCGACGGCTCGCCCACCATCACCTGCTGGAAGCGCCGCTCCAGGGCGGCGTCCTTCTCGATGTACTTGCGGTACTCCTCGAGCGTGGTGGCACCGACCATGCGTAGTTCACCGCGGGCCAGCATCGGCTTGATCATGTTGCCCGCGTCCATCGCCGACTCGCCGCTGGCGCCCGCACCCACGATGGTGTGCAGTTCGTCGATGAACGTGATGACCTGACCGGCCGAGTTCTTGATGTCGTCCAGGACGGCCTTGAGCCGCTCCTCGAACTCACCGCGATACTTGGCGCCGGCAACCATGGACCCCATGTCCAGCGAGACGACGGTCTTGTCGCGCAGGCTCTCCGGCACGTCGCCGGCGATGATGCGCTGGGCCAGACCCTCGACGATCGCGGTCTTGCCAACACCGGGCTCGCCGATGAGCACCGGGTTGTTCTTGGTGCGCCGGCTCAGCACCTGCACGACGCGACGAATCTCGTTGTCGCGCCCGATGACCGGGTCCAGCTTGCCCTCCCGGGCGAGTGCGGTCAGGTCGGTGGAGTACTTCTCCAACGCCTGGTAGGTGGCCTCCGGGTCGGGACTGGTGACCCGCGCGCTGCCACGGACCTTGACGAACGCCTCACGCAGAGCCTGCGGGGATGCGCCTGCGCCGGTGAGCAGCTTGGCCACGTCGCTGTCCCCGGTGGCCAGTCCGACCATCAGGTGTTCGGTCGAGACGTACTCGTCGTCCATCTCGGTCGCGAGATGCTGCGCTGCGGTGATCGCAGCGAGCGATTCACGGGACAGCTGCGGTGTCGAATTGGCACCGCTGACACTCGGCAGCCGTTCGACCATGCGCTCGGCCTCGGCACGAATGATGGCGGGATCGACACCGACCGCTTCCAACAGCGGGGCGGCGATGCCGTCGTTCTGGGTCAGCAACGCCATCAATAGATGGGCTGGGCGAATTTCGGGGTTGCCTGCAGCGGTCGCCGCCTGCAGTGCTGAAGTCAGCGCCGCCTGCGTCTTGGTGGTCGGGTTGAAGGAGTCCACAACACCTCACCTTTCTTGGTTTCATACGGCTGGGGAGAAATGCTTCTCGCGTTGTTCAACGCAGTCAAGGTTGAGTCTGTTCCGCTCAACTCTAGCCAATTTTGGCGACATCGCGCATTTCCCGCGGCGTCATTCGACGCGGCAGGGCTAACGTCTGCATATGTCCGAGTCCGGCTTCGGCGATTTCGAGTTCGAACGGAAGTTCTTCCTCCACGAAGTTCCTGCCGTCGCAACCTCTGATCCCAGTCCCATGCTGATCGTGCAGGCCTATCTGTTCGCGTCCGACGGCTACGCGGTACGGGTCCGCCTGCAGGGACCCGCCCCCGGCGAATGGGACACCACCGCCGGCGCACTGGTGGAATCGCTTGGCGACGACGCGATGGGCACCATGACGGCGAAGGGCCCTGCCACCGGCGGCACCCGCTATGAGGCCGAACGAAGCCTCGATCCACTGGTCGTCGGGCAGATCATCGCGCGCACGGAGCATGTCGTCGCCAAGGTGCGCTACTCCGTCTGGCTCGGTGAGGACGGCTGGATCATCGACCGGTTCCTGGCGGGCAACGCTCCCCTGGTGCTCTCCGAGGTCGAGCGCGGCGGCCCCGTGACCGATCTGGTGATACCCCAGTTCTGCGCGACCGAGGTGTCCGAGGACGACCGGTTTCGCAACGAGTTCCTGGCGCACCACCCGTTCGGCGCATGGGCCGAGGACTACCGACGCGAACTCGATCTGCTCGGCCCGACTTTCGTCGACACCCTGGGCCACAACCAGTTCGAGGCCCGACGCGCTGGTGAGCACCTGTGAAACCCGAAGCTCGTCGGGCCCGCGTACTTTTATGAGGTAGTGCCACCCCGGCCGGCCAGTCCGGCCCACCACGTCTCGATGGTCGCACTGAACTCTGCTGGTGCATCGGATTGCGGAAAGTGGCCAACTCCCCGGAGAACTGCCGTGGTGTGATTGGGGAAGGTCGCCTCCAAACGCACTCGATACTTGTCGGTGAAGATCGGATCCGCGTCGGCCCACACGATAAGGGTGGGCAACTGCGCGAGTGCGCCGAGTTGGCCGGCGAGAGTGGTGAAGAACTCGCGCGCTCCGACGAGTTCACCGGGAAGTGCGGCGCAGGCCTGGCGACGCTCGGGCGTGAGCGTCGCCTCGCGGTAGTGCGCCATCTCGACTTCGGAGAGCTTGCGGCGCTTGTGCGATGACGGGATGAAGATGTTGACCAACGGGTTGAACCGTCTCATCAGCGCGCGTCCCATCGCCCCTCCCATACCGCGGGAGAACACCTCGCTGCTCAGGTCTCCGTTCAACGGCCATGCCCATGTGTTGCTCAAGATGAGACGCTCGAACGCCTCGGGCCGCTGCTGGGCGGCGTACAGGCCCAGCGGCCCGCCCCAGCCGTGCCCGACCAGGGTCAGTTCTGACAGGTCAAGGTGATCGAGGAAGGACACCAGTAGATCAGCGTGGTCCTGCGCCAGAAACCGATAGTCGGCAGCGCCGGTGGACAGACCGAACCCTGGAAAGTCCAGGGCGATGCACCGAAACCGGTCCCGCAGGGCCGCAATGACTTCGCGGTACACGAAGGACCAGACCGGATTGCTGTGCAGCATCAGCAGGATCGGCCCCGAACCCTCGTCGACGTAGTGCACGACGTTGCCGTCCAGCTCCACGAAGCGGCTCTCGAAGGGGAACAACTCGTCGTCCACCCACGCCGGACGCTCGCCCACAGGTTGCGTTGTCATGTCCCAGCCTTCCTTGACTCGGCTTGATAATCTCAAGTGAAGATGAAATTAACAAGCCTCGCCGATAGCGGACCGGAGCGGCCACATGAACGGAATTCTCGGCGAGGTCCTCGCCGCACACGGCGGCGCCCAAAGCTGGCAGTCCGTTTCCGTGATCAGAGCGCGGGGACGCCTGGGTGGCCTGCTGCCTAAACGCTTCCCCGGCAACAAGCTTGCGGACTTCACCGTTGAGGTCCACGTCGCCGAGCAACACACGGTCCTCCACGACTTCCCGTACGCCGGTCGGCGCGCCGTGTTCGACCGGGGCGACGTCCGGATCGAGACCCGCGACGGCGAACGCCTCAGCACCCGAACCGACCCACGTTCGGTCTTCCACGGGCTCAGCGGAATTCACCGCAATGTCGCGTGGGACCCGCTCGATACCGCTTACTTCGCCGGATACGCGTTCTGGAACTACCTGACCGCACCACTGCTGCTCACCCGCGGCGACATCACCGTCGCCGAGGGCGAGCCATGGTTGGATTCCGGGCAGCTTTGGCGACGACTCCAGGCAACGTTCGACGGGCCACTGGCCACTCATTGCCAGCAGCAGACGTTCTACGTCGATACCGACGGATTGATCCGCCGCCACGACTTCGTCGCCGAACCAGTGGGCAACTGGGCCAGGGCCGCCCTCTACTGCGGCGAGCACCGCGAGTTCGACGGGCTCGTCTTCCCCACCCGGCGGCGCG from Mycolicibacterium sp. YH-1 harbors:
- a CDS encoding alpha/beta fold hydrolase; the protein is MTTQPVGERPAWVDDELFPFESRFVELDGNVVHYVDEGSGPILLMLHSNPVWSFVYREVIAALRDRFRCIALDFPGFGLSTGAADYRFLAQDHADLLVSFLDHLDLSELTLVGHGWGGPLGLYAAQQRPEAFERLILSNTWAWPLNGDLSSEVFSRGMGGAMGRALMRRFNPLVNIFIPSSHKRRKLSEVEMAHYREATLTPERRQACAALPGELVGAREFFTTLAGQLGALAQLPTLIVWADADPIFTDKYRVRLEATFPNHTTAVLRGVGHFPQSDAPAEFSATIETWWAGLAGRGGTTS
- the clpB gene encoding ATP-dependent chaperone ClpB; this encodes MDSFNPTTKTQAALTSALQAATAAGNPEIRPAHLLMALLTQNDGIAAPLLEAVGVDPAIIRAEAERMVERLPSVSGANSTPQLSRESLAAITAAQHLATEMDDEYVSTEHLMVGLATGDSDVAKLLTGAGASPQALREAFVKVRGSARVTSPDPEATYQALEKYSTDLTALAREGKLDPVIGRDNEIRRVVQVLSRRTKNNPVLIGEPGVGKTAIVEGLAQRIIAGDVPESLRDKTVVSLDMGSMVAGAKYRGEFEERLKAVLDDIKNSAGQVITFIDELHTIVGAGASGESAMDAGNMIKPMLARGELRMVGATTLEEYRKYIEKDAALERRFQQVMVGEPSVEDTIGILRGLKDRYEVHHGVRITDSALVAAATLSDRYITSRFLPDKAIDLVDEAGSRLRMEIDSRPVEIDEVERLVRRLEIEEMALAKEEDDASKERLEKLRAELADHKEKLSQLTTRWQNEKGAIDVVRDLKEQLDNLRGESERAERDGDLAKAAELRYGRIPEIEKKLDAALPQAQAQENVMLKEEVGPDDIAEVVAAWTGIPAGRMLEGETAKLLRMEDELGKRVVGQHKAVQAVSDAVRRSRAGVADPNRPTGSFLFLGPTGVGKTELAKALADFLFDDERAMVRIDMSEYGEKHSVARLVGAPPGYIGYDQGGQLTEAVRRRPYTVVLFDEVEKAHPDVFDVLLAVLDEGRLTDGQGRTVDFRNTILILTSNLGSGGTEEQVMAAVRAAFKPEFINRLDDVLIFDALQPDELVRIVDIQLDQLQKRLAQRRLTLEVSLPAKQWLAERGFDPLYGARPLRRLVQQAIGDQLAKMLLAGEVYDGDTVRVDVTADGDGLVLS